The following are from one region of the Mycetohabitans rhizoxinica HKI 454 genome:
- a CDS encoding IS3 family transposase (programmed frameshift) — translation MKKSRYTEEQITFALKQAELGTPAAEVCRKMGISDATFYNWRQKYGGLGPSELRRLKQLEEENTKLKRLVAELSLDKSMLQDVLFKKALKPSRLRELTTDLMQRFGVSQRQACRVLKLSRSVYSYQSIARDSNAIALRIKQITQTRVHYGYRRVHVMLRREGWRDNHKRVYRLYREQGLSLRHKRPRRNKAARLRQPKQLVTAINEIWSMDFVADALFDGRRLRTLTIVDNYTRECLAIEVGATLRGEDVVAALDRIAVSRPLPRFIKADNGSEFISKVLDKWAYERGVEIDFSRPGKPTDNAKNESFNGRLREECLNEHWFLSLEDAKRKIEAWRQYYNEARPHSALQWMTPAEFACQCRPRADSAHPEEPEISTLERH, via the exons GTGAAGAAGAGCAGATACACTGAAGAACAGATTACATTTGCGTTGAAACAGGCAGAGCTGGGCACGCCGGCAGCTGAGGTGTGCCGCAAGATGGGCATCAGCGATGCGACGTTCTATAACTGGCGCCAGAAGTATGGGGGCCTGGGCCCGTCGGAGCTGCGTCGCCTGAAGCAGCTCGAAGAGGAGAACACGAAGCTCAAGCGGCTGGTGGCGGAGCTGTCGCTGGACAAATCCATGTTGCAGGATGTGCTAT TCAAAAAAGCTTTGAAGCCTTCCCGGCTGCGTGAACTCACGACGGATTTGATGCAACGCTTTGGCGTGAGCCAGCGCCAGGCCTGCAGGGTACTGAAGTTGTCGCGTTCGGTGTACAGCTATCAGTCAATCGCACGAGATTCGAACGCGATCGCCCTGCGCATCAAGCAGATCACGCAAACACGCGTGCACTACGGCTATCGCCGGGTGCATGTGATGCTGCGTCGGGAAGGCTGGCGCGACAATCATAAAAGAGTTTACCGGCTCTATCGTGAGCAGGGGCTGTCATTGCGGCATAAGAGGCCGCGGCGAAACAAGGCGGCGCGGCTGCGGCAGCCCAAGCAGCTCGTGACCGCGATCAACGAGATTTGGAGTATGGACTTTGTTGCTGACGCACTGTTTGATGGTCGGCGTTTGCGCACGCTGACAATTGTGGACAATTATACGCGCGAATGCTTGGCCATCGAGGTAGGCGCCACGCTACGTGGTGAGGACGTTGTGGCGGCGCTAGATCGCATTGCTGTGAGCCGGCCGTTACCGCGCTTCATCAAGGCAGACAATGGCAGCGAATTCATCTCCAAGGTGCTCGACAAGTGGGCGTATGAGAGGGGCGTTGAGATTGACTTCTCTCGTCCTGGCAAGCCAACCGATAACGCCAAGAACGAGTCGTTTAACGGGCGCTTGCGTGAGGAATGCCTAAACGAGCATTGGTTCTTGTCGCTCGAGGATGCCAAGCGCAAAATCGAGGCCTGGCGCCAGTACTATAATGAGGCGCGTCCCCACTCTGCACTGCAGTGGATGACGCCTGCCGAGTTCGCCTGCCAGTGCAGGCCCCGGGCCGATTCGGCCCACCCCGAAGAGCCGGAAATTTCCACTTTAGAACGGCACTGA
- a CDS encoding gluconokinase: MILIVMGVSGAGKTRVGELLAERLGCPFTDGDALHSDANKDKMSRGIALTDADRWPWLRTLRAAIEQQQRAGETAVFTCSSLKRSYRDVLRHGDSDVVFVYLKGTFQVLRARLGHRTGHFFDPSLLQSQLDTLEEPGLDEAITVSIDEPPERIVDRVLERLAARTR, encoded by the coding sequence ATGATTTTGATTGTGATGGGGGTATCGGGCGCCGGCAAGACGCGGGTCGGGGAGTTGCTGGCCGAGCGGCTCGGATGCCCGTTTACCGACGGTGACGCGCTCCATAGCGACGCGAACAAGGATAAGATGAGCCGCGGTATTGCGCTGACCGACGCGGACCGCTGGCCGTGGCTGCGCACCTTGCGTGCGGCGATCGAGCAGCAGCAGCGGGCGGGCGAAACCGCCGTCTTCACCTGCTCGTCGCTCAAGCGCTCGTACCGGGACGTACTGCGCCATGGCGACAGCGACGTCGTATTCGTCTACCTGAAAGGCACGTTCCAGGTGCTGCGCGCGCGGCTCGGTCACCGCACTGGCCACTTCTTTGACCCGTCGTTGCTGCAAAGCCAATTAGACACGCTTGAGGAGCCGGGGCTTGACGAGGCGATCACGGTGAGCATCGACGAGCCGCCGGAGCGGATCGTCGATCGGGTGCTCGAGCGGCTGGCCGCGCGCACCCGTTGA
- the purB gene encoding adenylosuccinate lyase: MSDTRPDTLFALTALSPLDGRYAAKTEALRDWLSEAAFMRHRVTVEVHWLIALSQAGLPGIPAFSAPSEQFLLQLVERFSPHDAARIKDIERVTNHDVKAVEYWLKESVKGQAELERASEFIHFACTSEDINNTSHGLMLKGAREHVILPALRTVHQRLVALAHAHAAQPMLSRTHGQPASPTTLGKEIANVAARLSRAIDRIATVTLLGKMNGAVGNFNAHLSAYPDFDWEAFARDVVQTRLGLTFNPYTIQIEPHDYMAELFDAIARANTILLDLDRDVWGYISLGYFKQKTKAGEIGSSTMPHKVNPIDFENSEGNLGLANATLRHLADKLPVSRWQRDLTDSTVLRNIGVAFGYALLAYDALIRGLDKLEVNPQRLDEDLDGCWEVLAEPVQTVMRRYGIENPYEQLKELTRGKGITRDGLHAFIGTLAIPDEVKTRLLAMTPASYVGKAVELAQRIG, from the coding sequence ATGTCCGACACTCGTCCCGATACACTCTTTGCGCTGACCGCGCTATCGCCGCTGGACGGCCGCTATGCGGCCAAAACCGAAGCCCTGCGCGACTGGCTGTCCGAAGCCGCGTTCATGCGCCACCGCGTCACCGTCGAAGTCCACTGGCTAATCGCGCTGTCGCAGGCCGGGTTGCCGGGAATCCCGGCGTTCTCCGCGCCATCCGAACAGTTCCTGCTGCAACTGGTCGAGCGCTTTTCCCCGCATGATGCCGCCCGGATTAAGGACATCGAGCGCGTGACGAACCACGACGTGAAGGCGGTCGAGTACTGGCTGAAGGAGTCGGTCAAGGGCCAGGCGGAACTGGAGCGTGCGAGCGAGTTCATCCATTTCGCCTGCACGTCCGAGGACATCAACAACACGTCGCACGGGTTGATGCTCAAGGGCGCGCGTGAGCATGTGATATTGCCGGCGCTGCGCACCGTGCACCAGCGGCTGGTCGCGCTCGCGCACGCGCACGCCGCGCAACCGATGCTCTCACGCACGCACGGACAGCCGGCCAGCCCGACGACGCTGGGCAAGGAAATCGCCAATGTGGCCGCGCGTCTGTCGCGCGCCATCGACCGGATCGCCACCGTCACGCTGTTGGGCAAGATGAACGGCGCGGTCGGCAATTTTAACGCCCATCTATCTGCCTACCCGGATTTCGACTGGGAAGCCTTCGCGCGGGATGTCGTACAGACGCGGCTCGGGCTGACGTTCAACCCCTATACAATCCAGATCGAGCCGCACGACTACATGGCGGAACTGTTCGACGCGATTGCGCGGGCGAACACGATCCTGCTGGACCTGGACCGCGACGTGTGGGGCTACATCTCGCTGGGCTATTTCAAGCAAAAGACGAAGGCGGGGGAAATCGGCTCGTCGACGATGCCGCACAAGGTTAATCCGATCGATTTCGAAAACTCCGAAGGCAACCTGGGCCTGGCCAACGCCACGCTGCGCCATCTGGCGGACAAGCTGCCCGTGTCGCGCTGGCAGCGCGACCTGACCGACTCGACGGTCCTGCGCAACATCGGAGTCGCATTCGGCTACGCGCTGCTCGCATACGATGCCCTGATCCGCGGGCTCGACAAGCTCGAAGTGAATCCGCAACGACTTGATGAGGACCTGGATGGCTGCTGGGAAGTGCTGGCCGAACCGGTGCAGACCGTCATGCGCCGCTATGGAATCGAAAATCCCTATGAGCAATTGAAGGAACTTACGCGTGGCAAGGGCATCACCCGCGATGGACTGCACGCCTTCATCGGCACGCTGGCGATCCCGGACGAGGTCAAGACGCGACTGCTGGCGATGACGCCGGCCTCCTACGTCGGCAAGGCGGTCGAGCTCGCACAACGCATCGGCTAA
- the mnmA gene encoding tRNA 2-thiouridine(34) synthase MnmA has translation MAKQRVVIGMSGGVDSSVAAWLLKQQGYEVVGLFMKNWEDDDDSEYCSSRQDWIDVVSVADLIGIDVEAVNFAAQYKDRVFAEFLREYSAGRTPNPDVLCNAEIKFKAFLDHAMALGAQTIATGHYARVRRIGERFELLKALDSSKDQSYFLHRLNQSQLSRTLFPLGELPKTRVREIAAQIGLPNAAKKDSTGICFIGERPFRTFLNRYLPTRPGPMRTPDGKVVGEHIGLAFYTLGQRKGIGLGGSRDGSGEPWFVAGKDMAGNTLYVVQGHDHPWLLSSTLQAENASWIAGAAPQDGHSCTAKTRYRQQDAACTFQHAPDRHFALHFAQSQWAVTPGQSAVLYDGDVCLGGGIIGATSAPSTPAAAYRRTTDAATDS, from the coding sequence ATGGCAAAGCAACGCGTGGTCATCGGCATGTCCGGCGGCGTGGATTCGTCGGTCGCCGCGTGGCTGCTCAAGCAGCAAGGCTACGAGGTGGTTGGCCTATTCATGAAAAACTGGGAAGACGACGACGACAGCGAATATTGCTCGAGCCGGCAAGACTGGATCGACGTCGTATCGGTTGCGGACCTCATCGGTATCGACGTCGAGGCGGTGAACTTCGCCGCGCAGTATAAGGACAGGGTCTTTGCCGAGTTCTTGCGCGAATATTCGGCGGGCCGCACGCCGAATCCGGATGTACTGTGCAATGCGGAGATCAAATTCAAGGCATTCCTGGACCACGCAATGGCGCTGGGTGCACAAACCATCGCGACCGGCCACTACGCCCGCGTGCGCCGGATCGGCGAGCGGTTTGAACTGCTCAAGGCACTCGACTCGTCCAAGGACCAATCGTACTTCCTGCATCGCCTGAACCAATCGCAGTTGAGCCGCACACTGTTTCCGCTTGGCGAATTGCCCAAGACGCGAGTTCGTGAGATTGCCGCGCAAATCGGGTTGCCCAACGCGGCAAAGAAGGACTCGACCGGCATCTGCTTCATTGGCGAGCGGCCGTTTCGCACGTTCCTGAACCGCTATCTGCCGACCCGCCCTGGCCCGATGAGGACCCCAGACGGCAAGGTCGTTGGCGAACACATCGGGCTCGCGTTTTACACATTGGGACAGCGCAAAGGGATCGGCCTGGGCGGCAGTCGCGACGGCAGCGGCGAGCCATGGTTCGTCGCCGGCAAGGACATGGCGGGCAACACACTGTACGTCGTGCAGGGGCACGATCACCCGTGGTTACTCAGCTCGACGCTGCAGGCGGAGAACGCCAGTTGGATTGCAGGCGCGGCACCGCAGGACGGGCACTCGTGTACGGCCAAGACGCGCTATCGCCAGCAGGACGCGGCCTGCACATTCCAGCATGCACCAGACAGGCACTTTGCGTTGCACTTCGCGCAGTCGCAATGGGCAGTGACGCCGGGGCAATCCGCTGTGCTGTACGACGGCGACGTGTGCCTGGGTGGCGGCATCATCGGCGCCACGTCGGCGCCGTCCACGCCTGCGGCCGCGTATCGACGAACGACTGACGCTGCGACAGATTCATGA
- a CDS encoding NUDIX hydrolase codes for MDTQLWAPHVTVAAIIEHEQRFLLVEEHTPNGLRLNQPAGHLEPSETLLEAVVRETLEETGHVFTPQALVGVYVAQFEREHGVPATYVRFTYCGTATHDPIPRELDPDILRTVWLSADALRAQASRHRTPLVLRCVEDYLAGRRYPLEFVQSHPAVLR; via the coding sequence ATGGATACGCAACTGTGGGCGCCGCACGTGACGGTGGCCGCCATCATCGAGCACGAGCAGCGATTTCTGCTGGTCGAGGAGCACACACCGAACGGGCTACGGTTGAACCAACCGGCCGGTCACCTGGAGCCGAGCGAAACGCTGCTCGAGGCGGTCGTGCGCGAAACGCTCGAGGAGACCGGACACGTGTTTACGCCGCAGGCGTTGGTTGGCGTGTACGTCGCGCAGTTCGAGCGGGAACACGGTGTGCCGGCCACCTATGTTCGCTTTACGTACTGCGGCACCGCCACACACGATCCGATCCCGCGCGAGCTTGACCCCGATATTCTGCGCACGGTCTGGTTGAGCGCCGACGCGTTGCGCGCACAAGCGTCGCGCCACCGCACGCCGCTCGTGTTGCGCTGTGTCGAGGACTACCTGGCGGGACGCCGCTATCCGCTCGAGTTCGTACAATCCCACCCGGCCGTGCTGCGTTAA